A part of Citrifermentans bremense genomic DNA contains:
- a CDS encoding MATE family efflux transporter: MKQNHIPRLLKLAGPMILSTSTITLMQIIDALILARHSSAAVAAIGPSGLAVILFQGFLFGTAGYAGTFVAHNHGRGDAGGVRRSAWLGIHTSIASGILALACAWPLAQLFLLAGHEPQVSGDEQVYFLLCMAGSLFPVLGSALAGWLSGIGRPAVVTVVTFISLIVNALLAWGLVLGAWGFPRMGIAGAAAATVSAQAVAAVLYLGIFALGGGFSDRIARRLDWLEWRRFLALATPMGLRISGELTAWTLFLVAIGRLGTVELAASSIAFRINGLAFFPALGLGQAAGILVGHARGAGEDDQVPAIAWQSLLICEVWMLVMAVLFATASAPLMTLFAGEGSDAAAIVAAGALIMKFVAFYCLFDAANVMIGCVLASAGDTRWIARTFLYSSAGFLVLLWLIDHTMPGLVAEWTLATFFVFVTALIWSLRFRFGAWRRTRVLHEPELSA, translated from the coding sequence ATGAAACAGAACCATATCCCGCGCCTGCTGAAACTTGCAGGCCCCATGATCCTCTCCACTTCCACCATAACCTTGATGCAGATCATCGACGCGCTGATACTGGCACGGCACTCCAGCGCGGCGGTGGCGGCGATCGGTCCTTCCGGGCTCGCGGTCATCCTGTTCCAGGGGTTCCTTTTCGGGACCGCCGGTTACGCCGGGACCTTTGTTGCCCACAATCACGGGCGGGGCGACGCTGGCGGGGTCCGCAGGTCTGCCTGGCTCGGCATCCACACCTCAATCGCATCCGGAATCCTGGCACTTGCCTGCGCCTGGCCCCTGGCGCAGCTTTTCCTTTTGGCGGGGCATGAGCCGCAGGTTTCAGGCGACGAGCAGGTTTATTTCCTGCTCTGCATGGCCGGATCCTTGTTCCCCGTGCTCGGCTCGGCGCTCGCGGGGTGGCTCTCGGGAATAGGGCGCCCTGCCGTGGTCACGGTGGTGACCTTCATCTCCTTGATCGTCAACGCGCTGCTCGCCTGGGGGCTCGTCCTCGGCGCCTGGGGCTTTCCGCGGATGGGTATTGCCGGGGCGGCGGCTGCTACCGTAAGCGCCCAGGCCGTTGCCGCCGTGCTCTACCTGGGCATCTTCGCCCTCGGCGGAGGCTTCTCGGACCGGATCGCCCGGCGCCTTGACTGGTTGGAATGGCGCCGGTTCCTCGCCCTTGCCACCCCCATGGGGCTCAGGATCAGCGGCGAACTTACCGCGTGGACCCTTTTCCTGGTGGCGATCGGGCGCCTGGGGACTGTGGAGCTTGCCGCCTCAAGCATCGCCTTCCGTATCAACGGACTCGCCTTTTTCCCGGCGCTGGGGCTGGGTCAGGCCGCAGGGATCCTGGTCGGCCATGCCCGCGGGGCAGGGGAGGACGACCAGGTCCCGGCCATCGCCTGGCAGTCGCTTTTGATCTGCGAGGTGTGGATGCTGGTCATGGCGGTCCTCTTCGCCACGGCGTCGGCGCCCCTCATGACGCTATTTGCCGGAGAGGGAAGTGACGCTGCCGCCATAGTGGCCGCTGGGGCCCTGATCATGAAGTTCGTAGCCTTTTATTGCCTCTTCGATGCAGCCAACGTCATGATCGGCTGCGTGCTCGCCTCGGCGGGGGACACCCGCTGGATTGCCCGCACCTTCCTCTACTCTTCAGCCGGCTTCCTGGTGCTGTTGTGGCTCATCGACCACACCATGCCGGGGCTGGTTGCAGAATGGACCCTGGCCACCTTCTTCGTTTTCGTCACCGCGCTGATCTGGTCCCTGCGCTTTCGTTTCGGCGCCTGGAGGCGGACCCGGGTCCTCCATGAACCGGAACTGTCGGCTTGA
- a CDS encoding rhodanese-like domain-containing protein has product MDRRVMRKSLAALSLTALAMTQTLWAAEQASSAKQKDVKSCSVCHKPVDGQMRAFFDQVALKSDSIQLKLDNSFEVVKFDAEELKVINGSDPKNVKKSLKDIKKGHEVRVAYVVGADGMKQISEISIKPAMKVPAEKQVKVEEVEKLLSGKVKYTLVDARPPVKFQEGSIPTAINIPLPAFQKNLDKLPKDKGELLVYFCAGVTUALSPSSAREAEKAGYTNVKIFHDGMPEWNKRNFTVLSAQSLREGWLDKEVSSVLVDLRPEKEAKAGHIKGAVNLNPEAVIAALKPFKEQKPPIVIYDSKGEGSAEKVATALVKAGFPGPRVLSGGFAAWQGAKLAVEAEAPATKIAYVPKPKAGSISVAEFQALAKALPENVLIVDVRGGDEVEKGMIKGARNIPADEVASRLAEIPKEKELVLHCTTGARAEMAYNILKDKGYKARFLDASITVASDGGFQIK; this is encoded by the coding sequence ATGGACCGTAGGGTAATGAGGAAGTCGTTAGCCGCTTTGTCACTGACGGCGCTGGCTATGACACAGACACTGTGGGCAGCAGAACAGGCGTCGTCTGCGAAACAGAAGGACGTTAAGTCCTGTTCGGTCTGCCACAAGCCCGTGGACGGGCAGATGCGGGCCTTCTTCGACCAGGTTGCGCTCAAGTCGGACAGCATCCAGCTAAAGCTCGACAACTCCTTCGAGGTGGTGAAGTTCGACGCGGAAGAGCTCAAGGTCATCAATGGCTCCGACCCGAAGAACGTGAAGAAGTCTCTGAAAGACATCAAGAAGGGCCACGAGGTCAGGGTGGCTTACGTCGTCGGGGCGGACGGCATGAAGCAGATCTCGGAGATCTCCATCAAGCCCGCCATGAAGGTGCCTGCGGAAAAGCAGGTGAAGGTCGAAGAGGTGGAAAAACTGTTGTCGGGAAAGGTGAAATACACCCTGGTAGACGCCCGTCCCCCGGTAAAGTTCCAGGAGGGATCGATCCCGACCGCGATCAACATCCCGCTCCCTGCTTTCCAGAAGAACCTGGACAAGCTCCCCAAGGACAAGGGGGAGTTGCTGGTCTACTTCTGTGCCGGAGTCACGTGAGCGCTCAGTCCCTCTTCCGCCCGTGAGGCGGAAAAAGCCGGCTACACCAACGTGAAGATCTTCCACGACGGAATGCCCGAGTGGAACAAGAGAAATTTCACCGTCCTGAGCGCGCAATCCCTCAGGGAGGGGTGGCTGGACAAAGAGGTCTCGTCCGTGCTGGTCGACCTGCGTCCCGAGAAAGAGGCCAAGGCCGGCCACATCAAGGGGGCGGTAAACCTGAATCCCGAAGCCGTTATCGCTGCGCTCAAACCGTTCAAGGAGCAAAAGCCCCCTATCGTGATCTATGACTCCAAGGGGGAAGGAAGCGCGGAGAAGGTCGCCACGGCGCTCGTGAAGGCAGGGTTCCCGGGACCGCGGGTCCTTTCCGGCGGTTTTGCCGCCTGGCAGGGAGCGAAGCTGGCCGTCGAGGCTGAAGCCCCGGCAACGAAGATCGCCTATGTTCCCAAACCCAAGGCCGGCTCCATATCCGTTGCCGAGTTCCAGGCGCTGGCCAAGGCGCTCCCGGAAAACGTTTTGATCGTCGACGTGCGCGGTGGCGACGAGGTCGAGAAAGGGATGATCAAGGGGGCGAGGAACATCCCAGCCGACGAAGTCGCCTCGCGGCTGGCCGAGATCCCCAAGGAGAAGGAGCTCGTGCTGCACTGCACGACCGGCGCCCGGGCGGAGATGGCGTACAACATCCTGAAAGACAAGGGGTACAAGGCGCGCTTCCTCGACGCCAGCATCACCGTCGCCAGCGACGGCGGGTTCCAGATCAAGTAG